The Triticum aestivum cultivar Chinese Spring chromosome 3A, IWGSC CS RefSeq v2.1, whole genome shotgun sequence genome includes a region encoding these proteins:
- the LOC123061060 gene encoding putative aconitate hydratase, cytoplasmic isoform X5 → MLLARTAARRLTLTRPCGWSSACVVSRTDAGTTAGAPPCRPSIERFFLRKMADAATDRFANTLTSLPKPGGGEYGKFYSIPALNDPKIDKLPYCIRILLESAVRNYDNFQVTESDVQNIIDWEKTSPKLAEIPFKPARLVLMDNTGGPAVVDLAAIRDVIAELDSDPKKINPLVPVDLVIDHSVRVDVAKCADALKQNMDLEFSRNKERFSFFKWASSAFNNMLVLPPGSGILHQVNLEYLSRVVFKADGVLYPDSVVGTDSHTTMINSLGVAGWGVGGIEAMAAMLGQPMSMVLPGVVGFKLTGKLQDGVTTTDLALTLTQMLRKHGVVGKFIEFFYGEGVGSIPLPARATIANMTPEYGATMGFFPVDQVALDYLRLIGRSDETVSMIEAYLRANKMFVDCNELQTGPVYSSDLELDLTTVEPSVAGPKRPHDRVPLKEMKSDWHTCLGNEVGFKGYAVPKEEHNKIVKFDFHGQPAEITHGSVVLAAVCSSTNSSNPSVMIGAGLVAKKACELGLEVKPWVKTSLAPGSLVVTKYLEHSGLQEYLNHQGFHLVGYGCTTCIGNSGDLDKSLSDAIVDNDVVVVVAVLSGNRNYEGRVHPLTRANYLASPPLVVAYALAGTVDIDFENEPIGIGKDGKEVYFKDVWPTNEEIEQVIKSNVLPKMFVDTYDSITEGNDAWNKLVVPKETLYPWDPKSTYIHKPAYLENITMTPPGPPSVKDAYCLLSLGDSITTDHISPSGVIKPGTPAAKYLLERGVKPENFTTYGSRRANDEIVVRGAFANIRIVNKLLEGEVGPKTVHVPTGEKHYVFDAAMKYKSEGHDMVILAGDEYGAGSSRDSAAKGPLLLGVKAVIAKGFERIHRSNLVGMGIIPLRFKAGEDADSLNLSGHERFTIDLPRKITEIRPGQDVIVTTKNGKSFTCTLCINTQVELEYFNHGGILPYLIRKLA, encoded by the exons CAACCGATCGCTTCGCGAATACCTTGACCAGCCTCCCTAAGCCTGGTGGTGGAGAGTATGGCAAGTTCTACAGCATTCCTGCACTGAATGATCCAAAGATAG ATAAGCTTCCCTACTGTATCCGCATTCTTCTAGAATCAGCCGTCCGCAACTACGATAACTTCCAAGTTACGGAGAGTGATGTCCAGAATATCATCGACTGGGAGAAGACATCCCCAAAGCTTGCCGAGATACCATTCAAGCCAGCACGGCTTGTTCTTATG GACAACACTGGCGGCCCAGCTGTTGTAGATCTTGCAGCCATACGAGATGTGATAGCGGAGCTAGACAGTGATCCCAAAAAGATCAATCCACTG GTTCCGGTGGATCTCGTCATTGATCACTCAGTGCGGGTGGATGTAGCCAAGTGTGCCGATGCATTGAAACAAAACATGGACCTGGAGTTTAGCCGCAACAAAGAGAGATTTAGTTTCTTCAAATGGGCGTCATCTGCTTTCAACAATATGCTGGTTCTGCCCCCTGGTTCTGGGATCCTTCATCAA GTCAATCTTGAGTATCTTTCCAGGGTTGTCTTCAAAGCAGATGGTGTCTTGTACCCTGACAGCGTGGTTGGCACTGATTCACACACCACAATGATTAATAGTCTCGGTGTTGCAGGTTGGGGAGTGGGTGGTATCGAAGCAATGGCCGCAATGCTTGGGCAG CCAATGAGCATGGTTTTACCAGGTGTGGTTGGATTCAAGCTGACCGGAAAGTTACAGGATGGTGTCACTACTACAGACCTTGCCCTTACTTTGACCCAAATGCTAAGGAAGCATGGTGTTGTTGGcaaatttattgaatttttttacG GTGAGGGTGTGGGCAGCATCCCTTTGCCTGCTAGAGCCACAATCGCAAACATGACTCCGGAATATGGCGCTACCATGGGATTTTTCCCTGTAGATCAAGTGGCATTAGATTACCTCAGACTAATAGGGCGAAGTGATGAAACA GTATCAATGATTGAAGCATATTTGCGAGCTAACAAGATGTTTGTAGACTGCAATGAG CTTCAAACGGGACCAGTTTACTCTTCAGATCTTGAGCTGGACCTTACTACGGTGGAGCCTTCTGTTGCCGGCCCAAAGAG GCCTCATGACCGGGTTCCTTTGAAGGAGATGAAATCTGATTGGCATACTTGCCTGGGCAATGAGGTTGGTTTCAAG GGTTATGCAGTGCCTAAGGAAGAACATAATAAAATTGTGAAATTTGACTTCCATGGACAACCCGCTGAAATCACACATGGCAGTGTGGTTCTTGCAGCAGTATGCAGTTCCACAAACTCATCAAATCCTAGCGTTATGATCGGTGCTGGCCTTGTGGCAAAAAAAGCATGCGAATTGGGTCTTGAG GTGAAGCCATGGGTTAAGACAAGCCTGGCCCCTGGATCTTTGGTTGTCACCAAATACTTGGAACACAG TGGCCTTCAAGAATATTTGAACCATCAAGGCTTCCATCTTGTCGGATATGGTTGTACCACTTGTATCGGCAACTCCGGCGACCTTGATAAATCTTTATCAGATGCTATTGTAGATAACG atgttgttgttgttgttgctgtgttGTCGGGCAACCGTAACTATGAGGGTCGTGTGCACCCTCTAACTCGAGCTAACTACCTCGCCTCACCACCTCTTGTTGTTGCATATGCTCTTGCTGGCACC GTTGACATTGATTTTGAGAACGAACCTATTGGAATTGGAAAGGATGGCAAGGAGGTTTACTTCAAGGATGTATGGCCCACAAATGAAGAAATCGAGCAG GTTATCAAGTCCAACGTGTTGCCGAAGATGTTCGTGGACACGTATGATTCCATCACGGAGGGCAACGATGCATGGAACAAATTAGTGGTCCCGAAAGAGACGCTCTACCCGTGGGATCCGAAATCCACCTACATCCACAAGCCAGCGTACCTGGAAAATATAACCATGACCCCGCCCGGCCCGCCCTCAGTGAAGGATGCCTACTGCCTACTAAGCCTGGGGGACAGCATCACTACCGACCACATCTCTCCCTCGGGGGTCATCAAGCCAGGAACCCCTGCCGCCAAGTATCTGCTGGAGCGCGGCGTGAAGCCTGAGAACTTCACCACATATGGCAGCCGACGTGCCAACGACGAGATCGTTGTGAGAGGGGCATTTGCCAACATTAGGATTGTGAACAAGCTTTTGGAGGGAGAGGTGGGGCCTAAAACTGTCCATGTCCCTACGGGGGAGAAGCATTACGTTTTCGACGCTGCCATG AAATACAAGTCGGAGGGTCATGACATGGTCATTCTTGCCGGTGATGAGTATGGAGCCGGGAGCTCGCGTGATAGTGCCGCCAAGGGGCCATTGCTCCTG GGCGTCAAGGCAGTGATCGCTAAGGGCTTCGAGCGCATCCACCGGAGTAACTTGGTGGGGATGGGGATCATCCCTCTCCGCTTCAAGGCTGGCGAGGATGCAGATTCACTCAACCTCAGTGGGCATGAGCGTTTCACGATCGACCTCCCTCGCAAGATTACCGAGATCCGTCCAGGCCAAGATGTGATCGTTACGACAAAAAATGGGAAATCCTTCACTTGCACACTTTGCATTAACACACAG GTGGAGCTGGAATACTTTAACCATGGAGGCATCCTCCCCTACCTTATTCGCAAATTGGCATGA
- the LOC123061060 gene encoding putative aconitate hydratase, cytoplasmic isoform X1: MASTAGLQTSHGHWFNTTLTSSQSHLGFRSSFPRPPAGDFLERSPPRCRRRCSHAVAAAIVVEKLGQGRSVGPSLPVPRRSRDGFLARRGRQQPAAAPCGSAVEGAGAAAPGTRASTRWSSERMRDHAGNGDSCSFVETGFCIRLQWSCDQYAVELQRTVPNATDRFANTLTSLPKPGGGEYGKFYSIPALNDPKIDKLPYCIRILLESAVRNYDNFQVTESDVQNIIDWEKTSPKLAEIPFKPARLVLMDNTGGPAVVDLAAIRDVIAELDSDPKKINPLVPVDLVIDHSVRVDVAKCADALKQNMDLEFSRNKERFSFFKWASSAFNNMLVLPPGSGILHQVNLEYLSRVVFKADGVLYPDSVVGTDSHTTMINSLGVAGWGVGGIEAMAAMLGQPMSMVLPGVVGFKLTGKLQDGVTTTDLALTLTQMLRKHGVVGKFIEFFYGEGVGSIPLPARATIANMTPEYGATMGFFPVDQVALDYLRLIGRSDETVSMIEAYLRANKMFVDCNELQTGPVYSSDLELDLTTVEPSVAGPKRPHDRVPLKEMKSDWHTCLGNEVGFKGYAVPKEEHNKIVKFDFHGQPAEITHGSVVLAAVCSSTNSSNPSVMIGAGLVAKKACELGLEVKPWVKTSLAPGSLVVTKYLEHSGLQEYLNHQGFHLVGYGCTTCIGNSGDLDKSLSDAIVDNDVVVVVAVLSGNRNYEGRVHPLTRANYLASPPLVVAYALAGTVDIDFENEPIGIGKDGKEVYFKDVWPTNEEIEQVIKSNVLPKMFVDTYDSITEGNDAWNKLVVPKETLYPWDPKSTYIHKPAYLENITMTPPGPPSVKDAYCLLSLGDSITTDHISPSGVIKPGTPAAKYLLERGVKPENFTTYGSRRANDEIVVRGAFANIRIVNKLLEGEVGPKTVHVPTGEKHYVFDAAMKYKSEGHDMVILAGDEYGAGSSRDSAAKGPLLLGVKAVIAKGFERIHRSNLVGMGIIPLRFKAGEDADSLNLSGHERFTIDLPRKITEIRPGQDVIVTTKNGKSFTCTLCINTQVELEYFNHGGILPYLIRKLA; this comes from the exons ATGGCGTCCACGGCTGGACTCCAAACTTCCCACGGCCACTGGTTCAACACCACCCTCACATCCTCCCAATCCCACCTTGGCTTCCGCTCCTCCTTCCCGCGTCCTCCAGCTGGGGATTTTTTGGAGCGTTCTCCTCCTCGTTGCCGCCGACGATGCTCgcatgcggtggcggcggcgatcgTGGTGGAGAAGCTGGGGCAGGGAAGGTCTGTTGGACCTTCTCTGCCGGTGCCTCGACGAAGCCGCGATGGCTTCTTGGCGCGGCGGGGGCGTCAGCAGCCTGCTGCCGCTCCCTGTGGCAGCGCCGTGGAGGGAGCGGGTGCGGCCGCCCCAGGTACGCGCGCGAGCACCCGCTGGTCGTCGGAGCGGATGAGAGACCATGCGGGGAATGGAGATAGCTGTAGCTTTGTAGAG ACTGGATTCTGCATCCGGCTACAGTGGAGCTGCGACCAGTACGCCGTGGAGCTGCAACGAACTGTGCCAAATG CAACCGATCGCTTCGCGAATACCTTGACCAGCCTCCCTAAGCCTGGTGGTGGAGAGTATGGCAAGTTCTACAGCATTCCTGCACTGAATGATCCAAAGATAG ATAAGCTTCCCTACTGTATCCGCATTCTTCTAGAATCAGCCGTCCGCAACTACGATAACTTCCAAGTTACGGAGAGTGATGTCCAGAATATCATCGACTGGGAGAAGACATCCCCAAAGCTTGCCGAGATACCATTCAAGCCAGCACGGCTTGTTCTTATG GACAACACTGGCGGCCCAGCTGTTGTAGATCTTGCAGCCATACGAGATGTGATAGCGGAGCTAGACAGTGATCCCAAAAAGATCAATCCACTG GTTCCGGTGGATCTCGTCATTGATCACTCAGTGCGGGTGGATGTAGCCAAGTGTGCCGATGCATTGAAACAAAACATGGACCTGGAGTTTAGCCGCAACAAAGAGAGATTTAGTTTCTTCAAATGGGCGTCATCTGCTTTCAACAATATGCTGGTTCTGCCCCCTGGTTCTGGGATCCTTCATCAA GTCAATCTTGAGTATCTTTCCAGGGTTGTCTTCAAAGCAGATGGTGTCTTGTACCCTGACAGCGTGGTTGGCACTGATTCACACACCACAATGATTAATAGTCTCGGTGTTGCAGGTTGGGGAGTGGGTGGTATCGAAGCAATGGCCGCAATGCTTGGGCAG CCAATGAGCATGGTTTTACCAGGTGTGGTTGGATTCAAGCTGACCGGAAAGTTACAGGATGGTGTCACTACTACAGACCTTGCCCTTACTTTGACCCAAATGCTAAGGAAGCATGGTGTTGTTGGcaaatttattgaatttttttacG GTGAGGGTGTGGGCAGCATCCCTTTGCCTGCTAGAGCCACAATCGCAAACATGACTCCGGAATATGGCGCTACCATGGGATTTTTCCCTGTAGATCAAGTGGCATTAGATTACCTCAGACTAATAGGGCGAAGTGATGAAACA GTATCAATGATTGAAGCATATTTGCGAGCTAACAAGATGTTTGTAGACTGCAATGAG CTTCAAACGGGACCAGTTTACTCTTCAGATCTTGAGCTGGACCTTACTACGGTGGAGCCTTCTGTTGCCGGCCCAAAGAG GCCTCATGACCGGGTTCCTTTGAAGGAGATGAAATCTGATTGGCATACTTGCCTGGGCAATGAGGTTGGTTTCAAG GGTTATGCAGTGCCTAAGGAAGAACATAATAAAATTGTGAAATTTGACTTCCATGGACAACCCGCTGAAATCACACATGGCAGTGTGGTTCTTGCAGCAGTATGCAGTTCCACAAACTCATCAAATCCTAGCGTTATGATCGGTGCTGGCCTTGTGGCAAAAAAAGCATGCGAATTGGGTCTTGAG GTGAAGCCATGGGTTAAGACAAGCCTGGCCCCTGGATCTTTGGTTGTCACCAAATACTTGGAACACAG TGGCCTTCAAGAATATTTGAACCATCAAGGCTTCCATCTTGTCGGATATGGTTGTACCACTTGTATCGGCAACTCCGGCGACCTTGATAAATCTTTATCAGATGCTATTGTAGATAACG atgttgttgttgttgttgctgtgttGTCGGGCAACCGTAACTATGAGGGTCGTGTGCACCCTCTAACTCGAGCTAACTACCTCGCCTCACCACCTCTTGTTGTTGCATATGCTCTTGCTGGCACC GTTGACATTGATTTTGAGAACGAACCTATTGGAATTGGAAAGGATGGCAAGGAGGTTTACTTCAAGGATGTATGGCCCACAAATGAAGAAATCGAGCAG GTTATCAAGTCCAACGTGTTGCCGAAGATGTTCGTGGACACGTATGATTCCATCACGGAGGGCAACGATGCATGGAACAAATTAGTGGTCCCGAAAGAGACGCTCTACCCGTGGGATCCGAAATCCACCTACATCCACAAGCCAGCGTACCTGGAAAATATAACCATGACCCCGCCCGGCCCGCCCTCAGTGAAGGATGCCTACTGCCTACTAAGCCTGGGGGACAGCATCACTACCGACCACATCTCTCCCTCGGGGGTCATCAAGCCAGGAACCCCTGCCGCCAAGTATCTGCTGGAGCGCGGCGTGAAGCCTGAGAACTTCACCACATATGGCAGCCGACGTGCCAACGACGAGATCGTTGTGAGAGGGGCATTTGCCAACATTAGGATTGTGAACAAGCTTTTGGAGGGAGAGGTGGGGCCTAAAACTGTCCATGTCCCTACGGGGGAGAAGCATTACGTTTTCGACGCTGCCATG AAATACAAGTCGGAGGGTCATGACATGGTCATTCTTGCCGGTGATGAGTATGGAGCCGGGAGCTCGCGTGATAGTGCCGCCAAGGGGCCATTGCTCCTG GGCGTCAAGGCAGTGATCGCTAAGGGCTTCGAGCGCATCCACCGGAGTAACTTGGTGGGGATGGGGATCATCCCTCTCCGCTTCAAGGCTGGCGAGGATGCAGATTCACTCAACCTCAGTGGGCATGAGCGTTTCACGATCGACCTCCCTCGCAAGATTACCGAGATCCGTCCAGGCCAAGATGTGATCGTTACGACAAAAAATGGGAAATCCTTCACTTGCACACTTTGCATTAACACACAG GTGGAGCTGGAATACTTTAACCATGGAGGCATCCTCCCCTACCTTATTCGCAAATTGGCATGA
- the LOC123061060 gene encoding putative aconitate hydratase, cytoplasmic isoform X2, protein MASTAGLQTSHGHWFNTTLTSSQSHLGFRSSFPRPPAGDFLERSPPRCRRRCSHAVAAAIVVEKLGQGRSVGPSLPVPRRSRDGFLARRGRQQPAAAPCGSAVEGAGAAAPGTRASTRWSSERMRDHAGNGDSCSFVETGFCIRLQWSCDQYAVELQRTVPNATDRFANTLTSLPKPGGGEYGKFYSIPALNDPKIDKLPYCIRILLESAVRNYDNFQVTESDVQNIIDWEKTSPKLAEIPFKPARLVLMDNTGGPAVVDLAAIRDVIAELDSDPKKINPLVPVDLVIDHSVRVDVAKCADALKQNMDLEFSRNKERFSFFKWASSAFNNMLVLPPGSGILHQVNLEYLSRVVFKADGVLYPDSVVGTDSHTTMINSLGVAGWGVGGIEAMAAMLGQPMSMVLPGVVGFKLTGKLQDGVTTTDLALTLTQMLRKHGVVGKFIEFFYGEGVGSIPLPARATIANMTPEYGATMGFFPVDQVALDYLRLIGRSDETVSMIEAYLRANKMFVDCNELQTGPVYSSDLELDLTTVEPSVAGPKRPHDRVPLKEMKSDWHTCLGNEVGFKGYAVPKEEHNKIVKFDFHGQPAEITHGSVVLAAVKPWVKTSLAPGSLVVTKYLEHSGLQEYLNHQGFHLVGYGCTTCIGNSGDLDKSLSDAIVDNDVVVVVAVLSGNRNYEGRVHPLTRANYLASPPLVVAYALAGTVDIDFENEPIGIGKDGKEVYFKDVWPTNEEIEQVIKSNVLPKMFVDTYDSITEGNDAWNKLVVPKETLYPWDPKSTYIHKPAYLENITMTPPGPPSVKDAYCLLSLGDSITTDHISPSGVIKPGTPAAKYLLERGVKPENFTTYGSRRANDEIVVRGAFANIRIVNKLLEGEVGPKTVHVPTGEKHYVFDAAMKYKSEGHDMVILAGDEYGAGSSRDSAAKGPLLLGVKAVIAKGFERIHRSNLVGMGIIPLRFKAGEDADSLNLSGHERFTIDLPRKITEIRPGQDVIVTTKNGKSFTCTLCINTQVELEYFNHGGILPYLIRKLA, encoded by the exons ATGGCGTCCACGGCTGGACTCCAAACTTCCCACGGCCACTGGTTCAACACCACCCTCACATCCTCCCAATCCCACCTTGGCTTCCGCTCCTCCTTCCCGCGTCCTCCAGCTGGGGATTTTTTGGAGCGTTCTCCTCCTCGTTGCCGCCGACGATGCTCgcatgcggtggcggcggcgatcgTGGTGGAGAAGCTGGGGCAGGGAAGGTCTGTTGGACCTTCTCTGCCGGTGCCTCGACGAAGCCGCGATGGCTTCTTGGCGCGGCGGGGGCGTCAGCAGCCTGCTGCCGCTCCCTGTGGCAGCGCCGTGGAGGGAGCGGGTGCGGCCGCCCCAGGTACGCGCGCGAGCACCCGCTGGTCGTCGGAGCGGATGAGAGACCATGCGGGGAATGGAGATAGCTGTAGCTTTGTAGAG ACTGGATTCTGCATCCGGCTACAGTGGAGCTGCGACCAGTACGCCGTGGAGCTGCAACGAACTGTGCCAAATG CAACCGATCGCTTCGCGAATACCTTGACCAGCCTCCCTAAGCCTGGTGGTGGAGAGTATGGCAAGTTCTACAGCATTCCTGCACTGAATGATCCAAAGATAG ATAAGCTTCCCTACTGTATCCGCATTCTTCTAGAATCAGCCGTCCGCAACTACGATAACTTCCAAGTTACGGAGAGTGATGTCCAGAATATCATCGACTGGGAGAAGACATCCCCAAAGCTTGCCGAGATACCATTCAAGCCAGCACGGCTTGTTCTTATG GACAACACTGGCGGCCCAGCTGTTGTAGATCTTGCAGCCATACGAGATGTGATAGCGGAGCTAGACAGTGATCCCAAAAAGATCAATCCACTG GTTCCGGTGGATCTCGTCATTGATCACTCAGTGCGGGTGGATGTAGCCAAGTGTGCCGATGCATTGAAACAAAACATGGACCTGGAGTTTAGCCGCAACAAAGAGAGATTTAGTTTCTTCAAATGGGCGTCATCTGCTTTCAACAATATGCTGGTTCTGCCCCCTGGTTCTGGGATCCTTCATCAA GTCAATCTTGAGTATCTTTCCAGGGTTGTCTTCAAAGCAGATGGTGTCTTGTACCCTGACAGCGTGGTTGGCACTGATTCACACACCACAATGATTAATAGTCTCGGTGTTGCAGGTTGGGGAGTGGGTGGTATCGAAGCAATGGCCGCAATGCTTGGGCAG CCAATGAGCATGGTTTTACCAGGTGTGGTTGGATTCAAGCTGACCGGAAAGTTACAGGATGGTGTCACTACTACAGACCTTGCCCTTACTTTGACCCAAATGCTAAGGAAGCATGGTGTTGTTGGcaaatttattgaatttttttacG GTGAGGGTGTGGGCAGCATCCCTTTGCCTGCTAGAGCCACAATCGCAAACATGACTCCGGAATATGGCGCTACCATGGGATTTTTCCCTGTAGATCAAGTGGCATTAGATTACCTCAGACTAATAGGGCGAAGTGATGAAACA GTATCAATGATTGAAGCATATTTGCGAGCTAACAAGATGTTTGTAGACTGCAATGAG CTTCAAACGGGACCAGTTTACTCTTCAGATCTTGAGCTGGACCTTACTACGGTGGAGCCTTCTGTTGCCGGCCCAAAGAG GCCTCATGACCGGGTTCCTTTGAAGGAGATGAAATCTGATTGGCATACTTGCCTGGGCAATGAGGTTGGTTTCAAG GGTTATGCAGTGCCTAAGGAAGAACATAATAAAATTGTGAAATTTGACTTCCATGGACAACCCGCTGAAATCACACATGGCAGTGTGGTTCTTGCAGCA GTGAAGCCATGGGTTAAGACAAGCCTGGCCCCTGGATCTTTGGTTGTCACCAAATACTTGGAACACAG TGGCCTTCAAGAATATTTGAACCATCAAGGCTTCCATCTTGTCGGATATGGTTGTACCACTTGTATCGGCAACTCCGGCGACCTTGATAAATCTTTATCAGATGCTATTGTAGATAACG atgttgttgttgttgttgctgtgttGTCGGGCAACCGTAACTATGAGGGTCGTGTGCACCCTCTAACTCGAGCTAACTACCTCGCCTCACCACCTCTTGTTGTTGCATATGCTCTTGCTGGCACC GTTGACATTGATTTTGAGAACGAACCTATTGGAATTGGAAAGGATGGCAAGGAGGTTTACTTCAAGGATGTATGGCCCACAAATGAAGAAATCGAGCAG GTTATCAAGTCCAACGTGTTGCCGAAGATGTTCGTGGACACGTATGATTCCATCACGGAGGGCAACGATGCATGGAACAAATTAGTGGTCCCGAAAGAGACGCTCTACCCGTGGGATCCGAAATCCACCTACATCCACAAGCCAGCGTACCTGGAAAATATAACCATGACCCCGCCCGGCCCGCCCTCAGTGAAGGATGCCTACTGCCTACTAAGCCTGGGGGACAGCATCACTACCGACCACATCTCTCCCTCGGGGGTCATCAAGCCAGGAACCCCTGCCGCCAAGTATCTGCTGGAGCGCGGCGTGAAGCCTGAGAACTTCACCACATATGGCAGCCGACGTGCCAACGACGAGATCGTTGTGAGAGGGGCATTTGCCAACATTAGGATTGTGAACAAGCTTTTGGAGGGAGAGGTGGGGCCTAAAACTGTCCATGTCCCTACGGGGGAGAAGCATTACGTTTTCGACGCTGCCATG AAATACAAGTCGGAGGGTCATGACATGGTCATTCTTGCCGGTGATGAGTATGGAGCCGGGAGCTCGCGTGATAGTGCCGCCAAGGGGCCATTGCTCCTG GGCGTCAAGGCAGTGATCGCTAAGGGCTTCGAGCGCATCCACCGGAGTAACTTGGTGGGGATGGGGATCATCCCTCTCCGCTTCAAGGCTGGCGAGGATGCAGATTCACTCAACCTCAGTGGGCATGAGCGTTTCACGATCGACCTCCCTCGCAAGATTACCGAGATCCGTCCAGGCCAAGATGTGATCGTTACGACAAAAAATGGGAAATCCTTCACTTGCACACTTTGCATTAACACACAG GTGGAGCTGGAATACTTTAACCATGGAGGCATCCTCCCCTACCTTATTCGCAAATTGGCATGA